In the genome of Paraburkholderia azotifigens, the window GCGGCGGCCTCGGGCTCGCGATCGTCGACGAGTTCGCGACGCGCGGCGCCGACTGCATCGTGCGGCCGCTCGTCGAGAACCTCGAGATGGTAGCGACCTTCGTCTATTCGAAGTTCTCGCCGCCTTCGCGTAGCGCAACGGAATTGATGCAGGCCGTTTGCCGCCGCGCGGAGGTACTCGGCACGCGGATCGGCAGCATGCCGGACGAGCCGCGCTAGCGGCGGCCCAGCCACTCCTCCAGTCCGATGCGGCCGATCAGCGCGTCGCCCAGCGGCACCAGCGATTTGTCTCCGACCAGACCGCCGAAGTAGCGGGCCTCCGGATCGCGCACGACTTCGCGTGGATCGCCGACCGCCTTCAGATAGCGCGCAATGATTTCGTCGAACGGCGCGCGCTCCGGACCCGCGATATCGACGATGCCGTTGCGCGGTGCGGCAAGCGCAGCGTCGGCGACGAAGCCGGCGACGTCATCCGCCGCGATCGGCTGGAACAGGCCGGGCGACATTCTGACCGTATTGCCGCTCGTGCCCGAATCGGCGATTCCGCCGAGGAATTCATAGAACTGTGTCGAACGGACGATGGTGTAGGGAACGCCCGAAGCCGCGACCAGTTTTTCCTGCGCGACCTTCGCGCGGAAATAGCCGTTCTCCGGCGTGCGGTCCGTCCCGACGATCGACAGCGCGACATGATGCCGGACGCCCGCCTCCGCTTCCGCCGAGCGCAGATTGCGCGCGGAGGTTTCGAAGAATTCCAGCACGGCGTTGTCTTCGAACGAGGGCGAGTTGGACAGGTCGATCACCACGTCCGCGCCCGCCAGCCCTTCCTTGAGCCCTTCGCCCGTGATGGTATTGACGCCGCTTCTGGGCGAGGCCGAGGCGACGTCGTGACCCGCCTGACGCAGGATCGCAGCGGTTTTCGAGCCGATCAGCCCGGTGCCGCCGATGATAACGATCTTCATGATTGACTCCTTCAAGCCAATGTAGTTGAACCCGCAGGCGCCTTGCCCCAACGCTGAAGCGGCCGCCTGTCGACAGGCGCGACCCACCACGCAGTCCGCTGCAGGGACGCCGTGCCTGACTCGCTGCGTGGTTCAAAAAGGGAAATGGAACGCGGCAAATCCGCGGATGGCGTTCGAGGTAGCAAATGTGGCAAGTGCACCTGAAGAAGCGTCGAAGGGCCGATAAGCCCGGTGCGCATAAAAGAAAACGCACGTTAGAAACATAGACGTTCTTCAGCAAAATGAAATGCCGATCTGAAAGGCGACGGTTTTGTATTTGTATTCATGCCCGCTCGCCGCTTCGCATCATTGCATCTGTCGCGCTCGTGCAACCGGCGCGTGCCGCGCATCGTCATTCGAGCGGGTTTGCGTCGATCGGCTGATGCATGCCAATCGCCATACGATTCCACGCATTGATCGCCGCCACGACCCACGTCAGCTCGACAATTTCCTTGTCGTTGAAATGCTCGCGCAGTGCTTCGTACCCGAGATCGCGTTCGGCATGGCCATCCGCGAGACGCGTCATGGCTTCGGCCCATGCGAACGCGGCCTTCTCCTTCGCCGTGAAGCATTCGGTCTCGCGCCATGCAGAGAGCACGTTCAGACGCTGCCACGATTCACCGCTCCTGCGCAGTTCGCGCACGTGCATGTCGAGGCAGTACGCGCAGCCGTTGATCTGCGACACGCGCGTCTGAACCAGTTCGATCAGCTTGCTGCCGAGCGACGATTCGGCCAGCGACCGACTGACGGCATAAAGCGACTTGTATTGCGTGGGCGCGAGCGCGGTCCACGGCAGACGAGGTGCATTCATGATGAACTCCTTGAAGATAACGGGTCAGGCAATAGAAGATGTGTTGTCGGCGGACATCGCGCGCGGCTCGCATTCGCGCAGCCATTGCGCCGCCTTCGTCTCCACGACGGCAAGCGGCTCGTCTGCAAAGGCAAGGCCAGTGGCATGCATGAACGTGATGTCCTCGAGCCCGATGACGCCCAGCACTGCGCGCAGATAAGGCCGGAAGAAGTCCGGCTGCAACGACGGCTCGCGAAACATCGCGCCGCCTGCCGTCACCGCGACGAACGTCGGCCGGTCGCGCAGCAGGCCGACCTTGCCGCGCTCCGTGGTCGTGAACGTTACGTCGCGGCGAACCACGAGGTCGATCCAGTTCTTCAGCACGGCGGGCACCGTGAAGTTGTGCACGGGCGTCGAGATCCAGAGCATGTCCGCTTCATCCAGTTCCCGAATCAACCCGTCCGAAACAGAGAGCGCCGCGCCAAACCGCTCTTTCGCGACGTCGGCGGGAAGCACCAGCGACTCTGCGTACGCTTCGGTGATGGCAGGCAACGGCTCGGCGCCAAGATCGCGCCGCGTGATCTGAATCTCGCGGCCCAAACGCGCGGCCATGGCGGGCAGCAGATGCTGGGTGAAATGCCGGCTCGTCGAGTTGTCGCGACGAGGGCTGCAATCGAGCATGAGCAACTTGAGACGGTTCATTGCAGATCCATACTGAAGTGAAGGCCGCGGGAAAGCAGGCCGCAGCGGAAGTAGAAGCGCTGCGCCAACGCATTCGAGAGCGCGGTATCGAGCACGAGCCGGGCGCAGTTTTCCGCGCGCCCGAGCGTGCCCAGTTCGGCGAGCAGGCGTTCGCCGTGACGGCGCCCGCGTCCCGCCTCATCCGTGATCAGATCGTCGACATAGATGAAGCGGCCATGAACCAGATTGTCGATGCGCCGATAACCGGCCAGCGCAACGGGTTTGCCGTCTTCCCAGACGGCCAGCAGACGGTAGCCCTGCGCGCGCTGCACTGCGACACGAGCCAGAAAATCGCCGGGAGATTTCAAATGGGGGCGCAGTTGCTGCATCACGTCGAAACTGGCCAGTACGTCGGCGTCGGTTTCGGCATGTCGGAGGATTGCGGTGTCTGTCATGGTGCCGATCAGCGAGGGTTGGTGTAGGCTTCAGTGTCGTCGTTCGATGACCCAGCCGACAGGCACATTTTTTCAGCTTTAGACCAGGCCATGAAGCGGGCCACGAACCAGCCGATGAACCAGCCCAGGCGTGCCACGCCCATTCACGAACAGATCTACGCGCGCTTTCGCTCGATGATCGAACAGGGACAGCTCAGTCCCGGCCAGAAAGTGTCGTCGTTGCGGGCGCTGGCAACCGAGCTTGGCGTTGCACGCGGCACCGTGCAGGTCGCCTACGACAGGCTGCTCGGAGAGGGATATCTCGTCGCGCGTGGTCCGGCGGGGACATTCGTTACGGAACACACGGCACCCGCGAAGCCCGCTCGCGCCAGGCGGACGGCCGTTGCGCAGCGTCCGTTGCCTGCCTCGGACGCGCCCGACTCGCTCATCGAGCTGGAAGGAGGAAACCCCGTTCCGCTGCAGATGGGGCTGCCCGCGCTCGACGAGTTCCCGCGCAAACTGTGGGCGCGATTGATGGCGCGGCAGGTCCGCAAGGCAGGATCGCTGAACCGGCCCGCACCTGCCGGGTATATGCCGTTGCGCGAGGCGCTCGCGGCGTATCTGCATCGTTCGCGCGGCATCGATGCGCATGCGGATCAGGTCTTCATCGTTCCCGCGTACACCGCGAGTCTTGCGCTCGCCGTCGACGCGCTCGGACTCGCACGCGCGAGCGCATGGGTCGAGCATCCCGGTTATCTGCAGACGGCGCAGACGCTCGAACGCATCGGCATGCAGACCTGCGACGTGCGCGTCGACGAGCACGGCATCGATGTCGGGTTCGGACGAACCCATTTCCCGAATGCGCGGCTTGCCGTGGTGACACCGTCGCATCAGAGCCCGACAGGCGTTGCACTGCCTTTGCAGCGCCGCGTCGAACTGCTCGACTGGGCCGTGCAACACGACGCGTGGATCGTCGAAGACGACTACGACGGCGAGTACCGCTATCGCGGCCATCCGTTGCCCGCGCTGAAGAGCATGGATTCATACGGCCGCGTGATCTATTGCGGCACACTGAGCAAGGTACTGTTTCCGGGATTGCGGCTCTCGTATGTGGTCGTCGCGCAAAGCCTCGTTCCGCAATTCGAACTCGCGTGCAGGCGTTCCGTGCATGGCGGTTGTCCGGAACTGATGCAGGCGGTGGTCGCCGATTTCATCAGCGAAGGCGACTTTTCGCGGCATATCAAGCGCATGCGCACGCTGTACGCGCGACGGCGCGCGATGCTCGCCGAAGCGCTCGCGCCGTATTGCGCAGACGGCTTCGTCGTTCATCTGCAGGACGGCGGCATGCATCTGCTCGTCGACGTGCGTGAAGATCTCGACGATGTCGTGCTGGCCAGCCGCGCCCGCCAAGCAGGCTACGCGGTGCATGCACTCACGGCATGGCGCAATGGGGCGCCCGGCCGCCGCGGACTGTTGATGGGATTCACGAACATCCGCAATCGCGATGAAGCCGAGCAGCTGGTTGCCGGATTGATCCGCGCATTCGATCTGCGCGCGCGTTAGATCTTCTTTGCATTTGTCTGATCGTTAGTCATACAAACAATAAAATCCGCCTGATACATCTCCAGCGACGCCTTTTCCCGCATCGCCTGCCAGGCGCCCTCCGCGCCACGCACGTCAATTGATGTTCCCGATGCAACACCGTGCTCCCCTTCGGGAGTCTTCTGCACGCGCGCGCTTCCCCCTACGATTCAGTCTGCATACATAGCACGAAAAGCGAATTCCTCGCCCCCGCGCTTCGAAACAAACGCACTTTCCACACTGAACCGAATGACATCGTTACGTCCACCGCCGCTGACGCTACTCGACAAGTACTCCGGACTTGAGCCGCAAATCCTCTATTCGACCACGGTCACCGTGTCGGGCGGCGATGCGGGTCATGGACGCGCGTCGGGTATTGCGCGCTCGGACGACGGTCAGTTCGCCGTCGACCTGCGCCTGCCCAAAGCACTGGGCGGACCAGGCGGCGGCACGAATCCCGAACAATTGTTTGCGGCGGGCTATGCAGCATGTTTTCACGGCGCACTGAGTCTGCTGGCTGCACGCTCCGCCGTGCCGATTTCAGGCTCGGCAGTCGATGTGACCGTCGACTTCGGACGCGACCCCATGGATGGCCTGTTCGTGCTGAGTGCGCATACACGCGTCCATTTGCCCGGGGTCGATCGCACGGTCGCCGAGGAACTGGTTCGCAAGACCGAGCGTTTTTGCCCTTACACCAAGATGGCACGGCAGGGCATCGTGAATGTCGTCGCGCTCGTCGTGCCTGGCGAGGCGAGCGAATCGTGACGCAATTCGCCACATCGTAAAGAGGCTGGAAATGAACCGAATCGATCCCTGGATGCAGATTGTCAGCGGCTTGCGCGGACGCACGCGATTCGTCGCGCAGCCGAACCCGATCCCTGCCGCTCGCGGAAAGCGCGAACGCTGCGGTTCAATGACGACCGCGATGGCCAATGCTGTGTCGATCCGGCGCATCGAATGGCAAACGACCTGCACGATTCTGGTTTCATGGAGCGATTCCACGCTCGGCCGGTTCGAGGATCAGACATGGCGCGCCGGCTTTGCCCGCACGTCAGGTATCTGCGGGCTCACGGGCGTGCCCGTGCGGCGCGGCGATGCTGTGTTCCGGCCGCTTCAAAAAGGCGGTGTGCTGCCCAGGAACGCACTCGACATGATTCGGGCCGATACGTTGCGGGCGCCGCAGAATTCACTTGAAACAGGTCATTAAAACAAAGGTACTGACTATGTCGACAGACAACAAACAGAAGCAAAACACCACACGCCGAAACATCCTGATGGGTGGCGCCGCTGCCGCCAGCGGACTCGCGGCAGCGCTGATCCCAGGCGCAACCCAGGCCGCGCAGCCTGCTTCATCAGGCGCGTCGAACGCGCACGGCCAGCGTTCGGCAAGCTATCTGTCCGCGAAAGACGGCACGCAGCTTTACTACAAGGATTGGGGAACCGGGCGTCCCGTCGTGTTCTGTCATGGGTGGCCGCTCAGTTCCGACAGCTGGGAATCGCAGATGATGTTCGTCGCGTCGAACGGCTTTCGCGCCGTCGCACACGATCGCAGGGGACATGGACGTTCGAGCCAGCCATGGAATGGCAACGAAATGGACACCTATGCCGACGATCTGGCGACCGTGTTCGAAACGCTGGGTCTCAAGGACGCGATCCTCGTCGGCTTTTCGACGGGCGGCGGTGAAGTGGCCCGCTATCTTGGCCGGCATGGCACGCGTCGCGTGTCCAAAGTCGTGCTCGTGTCCGCGGTGCCGCCGTTGATGCTGAAAACGCCTGCGAATCCGGGCGGATTGCCGATCGATGTGTTCGACGGGTTGCGCGCCGCTCAACTGGCCAACCGTGCCCAGTTCTATAAGGACGTGCCATCGGGCCCGTTCTATGGTTTCAATCGTCCGGGCGCAAAGCCGTCGCAAGGGCTGATCGATTCGTGGTGGATGCAGGGCATGCAAGGCGGCCACAAGAACACCTACGATTCGATCAAGGCCTTCGCCGAAACGGACTTCACGGAAGACCTGAAAAAGATCGACGTGCCGACGCTGATCATCCACGGCGACGACGATCAGATCGTGCCGATCGATGCCGCAGGGCGCGCATCCGCGAAGCTGATCCGGAACTCGAAGCTGGTCGTTTATCCGGGCGCACCGCATGGCCTGACGGACACGCATAAAGAAAAATTCAACGCGGATCTTCTCGCATTCATCCAGAGCTAAACCCTGCCGGGCTATCCTCTGCGAGGGCAAGCACGAGTGTGCTTGCCTTTCTTGTCTGGCTGCGCATTCATGCCATGCAACGGCGCCACGCGCCGCTTATAAACAACGCGCGCATCAACGGGTCGTTGCGCTCTCGCTATGAGGCAAGTTGCCTGATCCGCGTTTCATAGACAGCCGCCCCTTGTCGCCTTGCAACGCAAAAGGCATCGCGCAGGCACGCGGCGCTTGCATCGCGTTCACCTGCGATCTGATGAGCGCTGGCCTTGGCTATCAGCAGCTTCGGCAGATACAGCTTGTCGCCGTTCGATTCGATCTCTCTGATTGCTTCGTCGCAGACGAGAACCGCGCGCCCGACGTCCTTGCTCGCGCACAGGGCGATCGCCAGCGAATTGCGAAACATCGACGCAGGCATCGTGTAGTGACATTTCATCAAGCCATCGAGGCACGCGTCCAGCAACGCGATGCTCTCCTCCAGCCTGCCCTCGGCATAAGCGATCTGTCCGCGAAGGCCGAGCACCGCGAAATGGTACGGCGTGAATCCGTTCACCTTCACTATCGCCTCGTATTCGTCGGCTATTTCGCGCAGTCTCGACCAGTTCTCCTGCCACGCGAATACTTCCCCGGCCCACAGCAACGTCACGCATCGGGTGGCCGGATGACGCAGCGAGCGCGCGCACTCTATGGCCTCATCGGCGACGCGCCCGGCTTCGTCGGCGTCACCCGTCAGCCAGAGATTTCGCGCCTTTCCGCTCAGCGCACGCAGATACGGGTTGATACCCAGTTCCGCGGGTTCGACGGCTTCCATGCCGCTTGCCTTGCCCGACAGAATGACGGGTTCCCAAAGACGCGCCGACTCCTGAATATCACCCCTCATATGCAATGCAACGGCCAGCATTGAATGAACGGGTAACGTATCGCGTCCGCTCGCGGCAATCGATTGCGCCGCTTCGCTTGCGAACATGAAAGCACCGTGAAAATCGCTCGTGCGATAGAGATACATGATCAATCCGCACAGCAGCCTGTCATGCCGGACCGCATCGCCCATCGACATCGCTATGGAAAGCCCGCGCTCATATACGCGGCCCACCGCTTCGCTGTCGTTGCTTGTGAACATCAATGCCTGCCCGTAAGCGCCCGCAAGTTCCAGCTCGACCACCGTGCCACGCTCTTGATCGCCGAGTTTCGACAAGGCAATCTCGGTCCATTTCCTCGCTTCGCCAAGCATCGATTTTGTCAGCAGCAATTTTGCGTACGATGCGACCAGCTTGCAGCCATTGACCAGATCCTGCTCGCGTATCAGCGCCCATTCGAGCACGGCACGCAGATTGCCGAGTTCGGCAAGGCTGCTTTCGGTGGAATCGTCCGCAGCATCGCCATCGAGCCACGAAGCCGCATACCAGGCTGCATGACGTGCAGCAATATCATCGATCTCACCGGCCTCTTCCAGCTTCATGCGCGCGTAGGATCGAGTCGTGTCGAGCAGAAAGTACCGAACCGCGTTCTCGTATAGCCTGACATCCAGAAGCGACTTGTTCGAGAGCTGATTGATCGCTTTCATGACGTCGGCGTGCTCGATGTCGTCTGCGCCGATCACGGACACGGCGGCTTCCAGCGTAAAGCAACCGACGAACACCGCGAGCCGTCGCAGGCAAACCTGCTCCAGCCCGGTCAACAGACCGTAGCTCCAGTCGAGCGTTGCGCCGAGTGTCTGTTGCCTCGGCACAGCCGTACGGCGTCCGTGCCACATCAGCCGGCTCTTTTTGTCGACGAGTTCCAGTATTCCGACCAGGCCGAAGGTCGGCATCTGTCGTGCGGCGAGTTCAATTGCCAGCGCAATTCCGTCGAGGCCGCGGCACAGCCGGCTCACCGCCTGCGCGTTATCGTCGGTCAATTCAAAATGACAGCCTGCCTGCACGACGCGTTCGACGAAGAGCCGTATTGCGGAGTAGTTCAACGCTTCGCGCGCCTTGAGTACTTCTGCCGGCGGCGGCACGTCGAGGGGCGGAAGCCGGAAGACAAATTCTCCGTCGACATTCACGATTTCTCGCGACGTAACGAGAATGTAGATTCCCGGTGAGTTCCGATAGAGTTCTTCGACGACCTGGGCGACGCCGTCTATCAGATGTTCGCAACAGTCGAGCAGGACAAGCGTGCGGGTATGGCCCATCGACGCGCATACTTCGCTGATCGACGAGACGCCCTCGCGTCCTTCGCATAGCGCGGCAAGCAAGGTCGAACACACCAGATCCGAATCCTGGATCACCGAGAGATCGACAGAAACGATCCTGCCTTCGAAGTCGTCGCGCAAGCGGTCAATTGCTGCATTCGCGACAGTCGTTTTTCCCATCCCGCCCGCACCGACGATGCTGACAAAGCGATGTTCGGCGAGTTGCCTGACGATCTGATCGATATCGCGTTCCCGGCCGACAATCGACGCGCCACGGCGATGGAAGCGGAAATGATCGCGTGAAAGCGATGCTGCATTCTTTAGCCCAATAGCGGGCTGAAGTGCGTCACACGATGCAACGGTGGCGACAAAGGTATAGCCGCGACCGGGCACGTTCATCACATACGTTACGCCCGGATCGCTCTCAGCGAGCGCTTTGCGTAGCGCGACGAGATGAAAGCGCAGGCTCCCTTCCACGACGACGGTATCGGGCCATACTTCCGCAAGAAGTTCGCGCGCGCCAATCACCGTGCCGGCACGGCGTACGAGTGCAATGAGAATATCGAGCGCCCGTCCGCCCAGTTTGACCTGCTTGCCGTGACACACCAGCTGCCGCTTATCCGGAAACAGAAAGAAAGGTCCGAACGAATAGCTCACCGCAGGCGCGTGCGATACCGTCGTTCCGAATTTCAATAAGCTGGCAAACAAGTATCGTCTCGCAGAAAAGGCACCGTTTCTACGATTCTATATTAGCGGTCCGTAAAATCGAACCGCTAAACTGCTTTAGCAGCCAAAACTGAAACTTCAACAATCTGCGCTATCGGGCGCGCCTATCGGGGCGACCAGACTAGATCGCTTTCAGCGCGCAACTGCGCAAATCGGGGAATGCATCTATCTGACGATCAAGCAGAATAAAGAGCCTCGCTATTTTTCCGTCGACAATAGAAAAGTGCAGATTGACAATGAGGGGATCGGGCAGCCCCGTCGTGTCAAATGTTCCCGTTACGGCGCCCGTCACCGTCGTCACGCGATAATGCTGAAACATCTGCATGACTTCTATTTTCAGGTTGTCGGCGATCACTTCCCTCGCAATCCATGCTTCAATAGCGGGGCGTCCCCAGAAATCGCGCAGCTGATCGTTGACGAGTGCATCCTCCTTGAAGAGTGCGCCCATGCCGCCGGCATCGGCGCGATTGAGCGCCAGCAGGAACGAAGCGATCACTTCTACGTCTTTTTGTGCGGTCGTCCGTATTCGGTCTTCCCGATCACGCATCCCGTTTCCTTAGCGGCTTCAACGAGCGGAAATGTTCGTCGATCCTGCCGCTTTTGTCTGCTATGTGTTGTTAGCGCCTGCTAGCGATTGCGATATGTCCATAGCGTTTTACCTTTGACCGCGAGTCTTCGTCTATAAACCAGCGTCGAAAGACTTCGTAAGGACAACGCGTATCATGGATTCGACAATGCTCAATCACCACGGCCCGCAAGCGGAAGAGGTTGTGGACACGCTCTCGGCAGGATTCACGACCAGCTACGCGGCCGTGATGACCTTCATCGCCGTCGCGAAGGAAGAAAGCTTTGCCAAGGCGGGCGACCGGCTCGGCATCGGAAGATCGTCCGTGAGCCGGAACATACAGAAGCTCGAGCAGCAGCTCGGAACCAAGCTGTTCTCGCGCACGACGCGCAGCGTCGGCTTGACGGCCGAGGGTGAGATCTTTTACGAGTCGTGCAAGCCCGGTATCGACGGCATTCTCAATGCGATAGAACGCATGCGCGATCTGCGCGGCGGACCGCCGCGCGGACTCTTGCGTGTCAGTTCGACAGTGGGATTCGGCAGAAAGGTGATCGCACCGCTGCTGATGCAATTCCGCGTTCTCTATCCCGAGGTGTCGATCGAACTGATGCTGACGGACACGTTCGCCAACTTCACGAGCGACGGCATCGATATTGCGTTCAGGAATGGGAGAGTGGACGACAGTCAGATCATTGCACGGCGCATTATCCCTATGCATATGATTCTCTGCGCTTCGCCGGAATACGCCGAGCAGAAAGGCTTGCCGATGCACGTCGACGATCTTTCACGGCATCGCGCCATCAATTTCCGCTTCTCGTCGGGCAGAATTTATGAGTGGGAATTCAAGGTGAAAGGCGCTCTCGTCAAACACGCGCCATCCGCTCACCTGACTTTCAACGACGCGGATCTCGTGCTCAATGCCGTTCTTGAAGGAGAAGGCATTGCGCAACTGGCCGGCTATCAAGCCTGCGATCACATTGCGTCGGGACGCCTGGTTTCCTGCATGAATCAGTTTGCGCCGGACGACCGGAATCACTTCCTGTGCTATCTCAGCAAACAGCACATGCCGTCACGGATGAGACTCTTTATCGACTTCATGCTCGAACGGATAAGAACGCTCAATCTTCAGTGTGCAGTGGATGCTGTCGCGTCGAACGGCGCCTCTGCCGTATGAAACAGGGCATAAACGTTCACGATGCGCTCGCGGGTGCCCGGCGTCAGCGCCAGGTCCATGCCTTGCTCGAATATCGAGCGCATCGTGTCGACCAGAATCGAGCCCAGTTTGTGGGCCAATACATCGACGGG includes:
- a CDS encoding carboxymuconolactone decarboxylase family protein — its product is MNAPRLPWTALAPTQYKSLYAVSRSLAESSLGSKLIELVQTRVSQINGCAYCLDMHVRELRRSGESWQRLNVLSAWRETECFTAKEKAAFAWAEAMTRLADGHAERDLGYEALREHFNDKEIVELTWVVAAINAWNRMAIGMHQPIDANPLE
- a CDS encoding alpha/beta fold hydrolase is translated as MSTDNKQKQNTTRRNILMGGAAAASGLAAALIPGATQAAQPASSGASNAHGQRSASYLSAKDGTQLYYKDWGTGRPVVFCHGWPLSSDSWESQMMFVASNGFRAVAHDRRGHGRSSQPWNGNEMDTYADDLATVFETLGLKDAILVGFSTGGGEVARYLGRHGTRRVSKVVLVSAVPPLMLKTPANPGGLPIDVFDGLRAAQLANRAQFYKDVPSGPFYGFNRPGAKPSQGLIDSWWMQGMQGGHKNTYDSIKAFAETDFTEDLKKIDVPTLIIHGDDDQIVPIDAAGRASAKLIRNSKLVVYPGAPHGLTDTHKEKFNADLLAFIQS
- a CDS encoding LysR family transcriptional regulator encodes the protein MDSTMLNHHGPQAEEVVDTLSAGFTTSYAAVMTFIAVAKEESFAKAGDRLGIGRSSVSRNIQKLEQQLGTKLFSRTTRSVGLTAEGEIFYESCKPGIDGILNAIERMRDLRGGPPRGLLRVSSTVGFGRKVIAPLLMQFRVLYPEVSIELMLTDTFANFTSDGIDIAFRNGRVDDSQIIARRIIPMHMILCASPEYAEQKGLPMHVDDLSRHRAINFRFSSGRIYEWEFKVKGALVKHAPSAHLTFNDADLVLNAVLEGEGIAQLAGYQACDHIASGRLVSCMNQFAPDDRNHFLCYLSKQHMPSRMRLFIDFMLERIRTLNLQCAVDAVASNGASAV
- a CDS encoding SDR family oxidoreductase, with translation MKIVIIGGTGLIGSKTAAILRQAGHDVASASPRSGVNTITGEGLKEGLAGADVVIDLSNSPSFEDNAVLEFFETSARNLRSAEAEAGVRHHVALSIVGTDRTPENGYFRAKVAQEKLVAASGVPYTIVRSTQFYEFLGGIADSGTSGNTVRMSPGLFQPIAADDVAGFVADAALAAPRNGIVDIAGPERAPFDEIIARYLKAVGDPREVVRDPEARYFGGLVGDKSLVPLGDALIGRIGLEEWLGRR
- a CDS encoding GNAT family N-acetyltransferase; this encodes MTDTAILRHAETDADVLASFDVMQQLRPHLKSPGDFLARVAVQRAQGYRLLAVWEDGKPVALAGYRRIDNLVHGRFIYVDDLITDEAGRGRRHGERLLAELGTLGRAENCARLVLDTALSNALAQRFYFRCGLLSRGLHFSMDLQ
- a CDS encoding nuclear transport factor 2 family protein is translated as MRDREDRIRTTAQKDVEVIASFLLALNRADAGGMGALFKEDALVNDQLRDFWGRPAIEAWIAREVIADNLKIEVMQMFQHYRVTTVTGAVTGTFDTTGLPDPLIVNLHFSIVDGKIARLFILLDRQIDAFPDLRSCALKAI
- a CDS encoding ATP-binding protein — encoded protein: MSYSFGPFFLFPDKRQLVCHGKQVKLGGRALDILIALVRRAGTVIGARELLAEVWPDTVVVEGSLRFHLVALRKALAESDPGVTYVMNVPGRGYTFVATVASCDALQPAIGLKNAASLSRDHFRFHRRGASIVGRERDIDQIVRQLAEHRFVSIVGAGGMGKTTVANAAIDRLRDDFEGRIVSVDLSVIQDSDLVCSTLLAALCEGREGVSSISEVCASMGHTRTLVLLDCCEHLIDGVAQVVEELYRNSPGIYILVTSREIVNVDGEFVFRLPPLDVPPPAEVLKAREALNYSAIRLFVERVVQAGCHFELTDDNAQAVSRLCRGLDGIALAIELAARQMPTFGLVGILELVDKKSRLMWHGRRTAVPRQQTLGATLDWSYGLLTGLEQVCLRRLAVFVGCFTLEAAVSVIGADDIEHADVMKAINQLSNKSLLDVRLYENAVRYFLLDTTRSYARMKLEEAGEIDDIAARHAAWYAASWLDGDAADDSTESSLAELGNLRAVLEWALIREQDLVNGCKLVASYAKLLLTKSMLGEARKWTEIALSKLGDQERGTVVELELAGAYGQALMFTSNDSEAVGRVYERGLSIAMSMGDAVRHDRLLCGLIMYLYRTSDFHGAFMFASEAAQSIAASGRDTLPVHSMLAVALHMRGDIQESARLWEPVILSGKASGMEAVEPAELGINPYLRALSGKARNLWLTGDADEAGRVADEAIECARSLRHPATRCVTLLWAGEVFAWQENWSRLREIADEYEAIVKVNGFTPYHFAVLGLRGQIAYAEGRLEESIALLDACLDGLMKCHYTMPASMFRNSLAIALCASKDVGRAVLVCDEAIREIESNGDKLYLPKLLIAKASAHQIAGERDASAACLRDAFCVARRQGAAVYETRIRQLAS
- a CDS encoding DUF3331 domain-containing protein, whose protein sequence is MNRIDPWMQIVSGLRGRTRFVAQPNPIPAARGKRERCGSMTTAMANAVSIRRIEWQTTCTILVSWSDSTLGRFEDQTWRAGFARTSGICGLTGVPVRRGDAVFRPLQKGGVLPRNALDMIRADTLRAPQNSLETGH
- a CDS encoding FMN-dependent NADH-azoreductase gives rise to the protein MNRLKLLMLDCSPRRDNSTSRHFTQHLLPAMAARLGREIQITRRDLGAEPLPAITEAYAESLVLPADVAKERFGAALSVSDGLIRELDEADMLWISTPVHNFTVPAVLKNWIDLVVRRDVTFTTTERGKVGLLRDRPTFVAVTAGGAMFREPSLQPDFFRPYLRAVLGVIGLEDITFMHATGLAFADEPLAVVETKAAQWLRECEPRAMSADNTSSIA
- a CDS encoding Ohr family peroxiredoxin codes for the protein MTSLRPPPLTLLDKYSGLEPQILYSTTVTVSGGDAGHGRASGIARSDDGQFAVDLRLPKALGGPGGGTNPEQLFAAGYAACFHGALSLLAARSAVPISGSAVDVTVDFGRDPMDGLFVLSAHTRVHLPGVDRTVAEELVRKTERFCPYTKMARQGIVNVVALVVPGEASES
- a CDS encoding PLP-dependent aminotransferase family protein produces the protein MNQPRRATPIHEQIYARFRSMIEQGQLSPGQKVSSLRALATELGVARGTVQVAYDRLLGEGYLVARGPAGTFVTEHTAPAKPARARRTAVAQRPLPASDAPDSLIELEGGNPVPLQMGLPALDEFPRKLWARLMARQVRKAGSLNRPAPAGYMPLREALAAYLHRSRGIDAHADQVFIVPAYTASLALAVDALGLARASAWVEHPGYLQTAQTLERIGMQTCDVRVDEHGIDVGFGRTHFPNARLAVVTPSHQSPTGVALPLQRRVELLDWAVQHDAWIVEDDYDGEYRYRGHPLPALKSMDSYGRVIYCGTLSKVLFPGLRLSYVVVAQSLVPQFELACRRSVHGGCPELMQAVVADFISEGDFSRHIKRMRTLYARRRAMLAEALAPYCADGFVVHLQDGGMHLLVDVREDLDDVVLASRARQAGYAVHALTAWRNGAPGRRGLLMGFTNIRNRDEAEQLVAGLIRAFDLRAR